From Streptomyces yatensis, one genomic window encodes:
- the lipA gene encoding lipoyl synthase, which yields MSAVAPDGRKMLRLEVRNSQTPIERKPEWIKTRAKMGPEYTELHGLVKREGLHTVCQEAGCPNIYECWEDREATFLIGGDQCTRRCDFCQIDTGKPQALDRDEPRRVAESVRTMELKYATITGVARDDLEDGGAWLYAETVRQIHSLMPDTGVELLIPDFNAVPEQLAEVFSSRPEVLAHNVETVPRIFKRIRPGFRYERSLEVITKAREAGLVTKSNLILGMGEEREEISQALQDLHDAGCELITITQYLRPSARHHPVERWVKPQEFVELKEEAEEIGYAGVMSGPLVRSSYRAGRLYQQAIERRNVAAASPAV from the coding sequence GTGTCCGCAGTCGCACCCGACGGACGCAAGATGCTGCGCCTGGAGGTCCGGAACAGCCAGACCCCCATCGAGCGCAAGCCCGAGTGGATCAAGACCCGGGCGAAAATGGGCCCCGAGTACACCGAACTGCACGGCCTGGTGAAGCGCGAGGGCCTGCACACCGTGTGCCAGGAGGCGGGCTGTCCGAACATCTATGAGTGCTGGGAGGACCGCGAGGCGACGTTCCTCATCGGCGGCGACCAGTGCACCCGGCGCTGCGACTTCTGCCAGATCGACACCGGCAAGCCGCAGGCGCTGGACCGCGACGAGCCGCGCCGGGTGGCCGAATCCGTACGCACGATGGAGCTGAAGTACGCGACCATCACCGGTGTGGCCCGTGACGACCTGGAGGACGGCGGCGCGTGGCTCTACGCGGAGACCGTCCGCCAGATCCACTCCCTGATGCCGGACACCGGTGTGGAGCTGCTGATCCCGGACTTCAACGCGGTCCCCGAGCAGCTCGCCGAGGTCTTCTCGTCCCGTCCCGAGGTGCTCGCGCACAACGTCGAGACGGTGCCGCGGATCTTCAAGCGCATCCGTCCCGGCTTCCGCTACGAGCGCTCGCTCGAGGTGATCACCAAGGCGCGCGAGGCGGGTCTGGTCACCAAGTCCAACCTGATCCTGGGCATGGGCGAGGAGCGCGAGGAGATCAGCCAGGCGCTGCAGGACCTCCATGACGCGGGCTGTGAGCTGATCACCATCACCCAGTACCTGCGGCCGTCCGCCCGGCACCATCCGGTGGAGCGCTGGGTCAAGCCCCAGGAGTTCGTGGAACTCAAGGAGGAGGCCGAGGAGATCGGCTACGCGGGTGTGATGTCCGGCCCGCTGGTCCGCTCCTCGTACCGGGCCGGCCGTCTGTACCAGCAGGCCATCGAGCGCCGCAATGTCGCCGCGGCCTCCCCGGCGGTCTGA
- the lipB gene encoding lipoyl(octanoyl) transferase LipB — translation MTAVTTATPGSVPGSPALRYVHLGFGADAVDYEEAWQEQRRVHAARFADEIPDTCLMLEHPPVYTAGRRTADSERPLDGTPVVDVDRGGKITWHGPGQLVGYPILKLPRPVDVIAHVRRLEEALLRTCAEFGVETTRVEGRSGVWVLGDPVEQRPALGGLKLDFDPRLEDEEFDARLNGPEYAPSNAGQRREDRKLAAIGVRIAKGVTMHGFSLNCNPDNTWFDRIVPCGIRDAGVTSLSEELGRDVPISEVLPVVERHLRDVLESSVPLPRAV, via the coding sequence GTGACCGCCGTGACCACTGCTACGCCGGGGTCGGTCCCCGGTTCACCGGCGCTGCGCTACGTCCACCTGGGCTTCGGCGCGGACGCCGTGGACTACGAGGAGGCGTGGCAGGAGCAGCGCCGGGTGCACGCCGCCCGCTTCGCGGACGAGATCCCCGACACCTGCCTCATGCTGGAGCACCCCCCGGTCTACACGGCGGGCCGGCGCACGGCCGACAGCGAGCGCCCCCTGGACGGCACCCCGGTGGTGGACGTGGACCGCGGCGGCAAGATCACCTGGCATGGCCCCGGTCAGCTCGTCGGCTATCCGATCCTCAAGCTGCCGCGCCCGGTGGACGTCATCGCGCATGTCCGCCGCCTGGAGGAGGCGCTGCTGCGCACCTGCGCGGAGTTCGGCGTGGAGACGACCCGGGTGGAGGGCCGCAGCGGGGTGTGGGTGCTGGGCGACCCGGTGGAGCAGCGCCCCGCGCTCGGCGGGCTGAAGCTGGACTTCGACCCGCGGCTGGAGGACGAGGAGTTCGACGCACGGCTGAACGGGCCGGAGTACGCCCCGTCCAACGCCGGGCAGCGCCGTGAGGACCGCAAGCTGGCCGCCATCGGGGTGCGGATCGCCAAGGGCGTGACGATGCACGGCTTCTCGCTCAACTGCAATCCGGACAACACCTGGTTCGACCGGATCGTGCCGTGCGGTATCCGGGACGCGGGTGTGACCTCGCTCTCGGAGGAGCTGGGCCGGGATGTGCCGATCTCCGAGGTGCTGCCGGTCGTCGAGCGGCATCTGCGGGACGTCCTGGAGTCCTCCGTCCCGCTGCCGCGGGCGGTCTGA